In a genomic window of Hippoglossus stenolepis isolate QCI-W04-F060 chromosome 17, HSTE1.2, whole genome shotgun sequence:
- the sox4a gene encoding transcription factor SOX-4a yields MVQHMSQTESAHAHSPGGDSTDTGEMDLEMDASPTPESPSSGVRSDLAWCKTPTGHIKRPMNAFMVWSQIERRKIMEQSPDMHNAEISKRLGKRWKLLKDTDKIPFIREAERLRLKHMADYPDYKYRPRKKVKSGSGVSKQAERGEKSGERSAKAGVKRSSPASKGVSRTHRQGSVKSAAGQDYASPGDHQALFKSRSVSGARQIPEKRAGEARRGHMFGGAGSLESGPPSVGVPASPTLSSSAESSDPLSLYEEQSPAASESSHTARLRYSRASSPTPSASHSSSSVSSSSSDEEFEDERLELNPSPGFESMSLGGMGFSDAELDRDLDWSFGECGAGSHFDFPDYCTPEVSEMISGDWLESTISNLVFTC; encoded by the coding sequence atggtgCAGCACATGAGCCAGACAGAGAGCGCCCACGCTCACTCCCCCGGCGGGGACTCCACGGACACGGGAGAGATGGACTTGGAGATGGACGCGTCTCCGACCCCCGAGTCTCCCTCTTCCGGGGTGCGCAGCGACCTGGCGTGGTGCAAAACTCCGACGGGCCACATCAAGAGACCCATGAACGCATTCATGGTGTGGTCACAGATCGAGAGGAGGAAGATTATGGAGCAGTCGCCGGACATGCACAACGCGGAGATCTCCAAGAGGCTGGGGAAGCGCTGGAAGCTGCTGAAAGACACAGACAAGATCCCGTTCATCCGCGAGGCGGAGCGGCTCAGGCTCAAACACATGGCCGACTACCCAGACTACAAGTACCGGCCCAGGAAGAAGGTCAAGTCGGGGAGCGGAGTGAGTAAGCAGGCGGAGCGCGGGGAGAAGAGCGGGGAGCGCAGCGCCAAAGCCGGCGTGAAGAGAAGCAGCCCCGCGTCCAAAGGAGTGAGCAGGACGCACAGGCAGGGGAGCGTGAAGAGCGCTGCGGGGCAGGACTATGCGTCTCCCGGTGACCACCAGGCGCTCTTCAAATCCAGGTCAGTGTCTGGGGCCAGGCAGATCCCGGAGAAGCGCGCAGGAGAGGCGAGGCGCGGCCACATGTTCGGCGGGGCAGGCAGCCTGGAGAGCGGGCCTCCCTCTGTGGGAGTCCCGGCCAGTCCCACCCTGAGCAGCTCGGCGGAGTCCAGCGACCCGCTCAGCCTGTACGAGGAGCAGAGCCCGGCGGCCAGCGAGTCATCGCACACCGCGCGCCTCAGGTACTCCCGCGCCTCCTCCCCGACACCGTCCGCCTCTCACTCTTCCTCATCCGTGTCGTCCTCATCATCGGATGAAGAGTTCGAAGACGAGCGGCTCGAGCTGAACCCGAGCCCCGGCTTTGAGAGCATGTCCCTGGGCGGCATGGGCTTCTCCGACGCAGAGCTGGACCGGGACTTGGACTGGAGCTTCGGGGAGTGCGGGGCGGGCTCTCACTTCGACTTCCCCGACTACTGCACGCCGGAGGTCAGCGAGATGATCTCAGGAGACTGGCTGGAGTCCACCATCTCCAACCTGGTGTTCACCTGTTGA